A genomic window from Microvirga sp. TS319 includes:
- a CDS encoding ABC transporter transmembrane domain-containing protein, with amino-acid sequence MADLPNPQYRSNAALGALKPLVPYGLAYKGRIAGALAALIMASAATLVVPVAVRRVVDFGFSEEGHAYINAYFALLIVVVAVLAVSSALRYYLVITLGERVVADLRSAVFRHLTSLDPAFFDQTKSGEIVSRLTADTTQVKAAFGVSISIALRNVFLFLGAVALMIVTSPKLSALVLLAIPVIVLPLVLSGRAVRRRSRAAQDRLADASAYAAEAIGAVRTMQAFGMESLTASRFALAAEEAFDAARLSTTMRAFLTGAGIFLVSASVVAVLWYGAQDVLAGEMTAGRLSQFVLYAVFAASSLGQLSEVYGELSQAAGAAERLGEILAAKPAIEAPREPKSLPEPSPGTVAFDDVHFAYPTRAEQRALHGLSFAVASGERVAIVGPSGAGKSTILQLLLRFYDPQSGTIRVDGVPVTEADPFALRARTALVPQEPTIFASSVLDNIRYGRPEASEEEVRRAAELASAHGFIQALPQGYETLIGERGVTLSGGQRQRLAIARAILKDAPILLLDEATSALDAESERKVQEALDRLMEGRTTLVIAHRLATVRSADRILVMDKGRIVEEGTHEALLGQGGLYARLARLQFSGLHEPGLAAE; translated from the coding sequence ATGGCCGATCTGCCAAATCCTCAATACCGCTCCAATGCCGCGCTCGGCGCCCTGAAGCCGCTCGTTCCGTATGGCCTCGCTTACAAGGGGCGGATCGCAGGCGCGCTCGCTGCCCTCATCATGGCCTCCGCCGCCACTCTGGTCGTACCGGTCGCCGTGCGCCGGGTGGTGGATTTCGGGTTCTCCGAAGAGGGGCACGCCTACATCAACGCCTATTTCGCGTTGCTGATCGTCGTAGTGGCGGTGCTCGCGGTCTCGAGCGCCCTTCGCTACTACCTCGTCATCACCCTGGGCGAGCGGGTGGTGGCCGACCTGCGCTCCGCCGTGTTCCGGCACCTGACATCGCTCGACCCTGCCTTCTTCGACCAGACCAAGAGCGGCGAGATCGTTTCGCGGCTCACCGCCGACACCACCCAGGTGAAGGCGGCCTTCGGCGTGAGCATCTCGATCGCGCTCCGCAACGTTTTCCTGTTTCTCGGGGCTGTGGCGCTCATGATCGTCACGAGCCCGAAGCTTTCGGCTCTCGTGCTGCTCGCCATTCCGGTGATCGTGCTGCCGCTGGTCCTCTCCGGCCGGGCGGTGCGGCGGCGTTCGCGAGCCGCGCAGGACAGGCTTGCCGACGCCTCCGCCTATGCGGCGGAAGCCATTGGGGCGGTCAGGACCATGCAGGCCTTCGGCATGGAAAGCCTCACCGCCTCCCGTTTCGCCCTGGCGGCCGAGGAGGCCTTCGACGCCGCTCGGCTGTCCACCACCATGCGGGCCTTTCTCACGGGAGCCGGCATCTTCCTGGTCTCGGCGAGCGTGGTGGCCGTGCTCTGGTACGGCGCCCAGGACGTGCTCGCGGGAGAGATGACGGCCGGCCGGCTCTCCCAGTTCGTTCTCTACGCGGTGTTTGCGGCGAGTTCCCTCGGCCAGCTCTCAGAGGTCTACGGCGAACTGTCGCAGGCGGCCGGTGCGGCGGAGCGTCTGGGCGAGATCCTTGCGGCCAAGCCCGCTATCGAAGCGCCGCGCGAGCCCAAATCCCTGCCGGAGCCCTCGCCCGGCACCGTGGCCTTCGACGATGTGCATTTCGCCTATCCCACCCGGGCGGAGCAGCGCGCTCTCCACGGCCTGAGCTTCGCCGTGGCCTCGGGCGAGAGAGTCGCCATCGTCGGCCCTTCCGGGGCCGGAAAGAGCACCATTCTCCAGTTGCTGCTGCGTTTCTACGATCCCCAGAGCGGCACGATCCGGGTCGACGGGGTGCCGGTCACCGAGGCCGATCCCTTCGCATTGCGCGCCCGCACGGCCCTGGTGCCGCAGGAACCCACGATCTTTGCTTCGAGCGTTCTCGACAACATCCGCTACGGCCGTCCCGAGGCTTCCGAGGAGGAGGTGCGCCGGGCGGCGGAACTCGCCTCCGCTCACGGCTTCATCCAGGCTCTGCCGCAGGGCTACGAGACCCTCATCGGAGAGCGCGGCGTCACGCTCTCCGGCGGCCAGCGCCAGCGCCTCGCCATCGCACGGGCCATTCTCAAGGATGCGCCGATCCTGCTTCTCGACGAGGCTACGTCGGCGCTGGATGCGGAAAGCGAGCGCAAGGTGCAGGAGGCTCTCGACCGGCTCATGGAAGGTCGCACGACCCTCGTCATCGCCCACCGCCTCGCCACGGTGCGCTCGGCCGACCGCATCCTCGTCATGGACAAGGGGCGGATCGTGGAGGAGGGGACGCACGAGGCCCTGCTCGGGCAGGGCGGCCTCTATGCGCGTCTCGCCCGCCTCCAGTTCAGCGGGCTGCACGAGCCGGGCCTGGCCGCCGAATAG
- the rpmE gene encoding 50S ribosomal protein L31, whose protein sequence is MARKETDHPDYHFIKVVMTNGTEYTTRSTYGKEGDTLNLDIDPNTHPAWTGGQQQLLDRGGRVSRFTSKFGNLGIGAKK, encoded by the coding sequence ATGGCGCGCAAAGAAACCGATCACCCCGACTACCACTTCATCAAGGTGGTCATGACCAACGGCACCGAGTACACCACCCGCTCGACCTACGGCAAAGAGGGCGACACCCTCAACCTCGACATCGACCCGAACACCCACCCGGCCTGGACCGGCGGCCAGCAGCAACTGCTCGACCGCGGCGGCCGCGTTTCGCGCTTCACCTCGAAGTTCGGCAACCTGGGCATCGGCGCCAAGAAGTAA